The sequence ctctttgtctgtgtgtctgtctccgGCAGATTGAGGGCTTGTTTAAGGAGCGAGGACACGAGTTCATGTGGAACGAACACCTGGGCTACGTCCTCACCTGTCCGTCCAACCTGGGGACGGGACTGCGAGCCGGGGTCCATGTCAAACTGCCCAACCTGAGCAAGAACGACAAGTTCGGAGAAATCCTCAAGAGGCTGCGGCTGCAGAAGAGAGGCACAggtaaacacagagagacagacaggtaaacacagagagacagacaggtaaaca is a genomic window of Plectropomus leopardus isolate mb unplaced genomic scaffold, YSFRI_Pleo_2.0 unplaced_scaffold86881, whole genome shotgun sequence containing:
- the LOC121940436 gene encoding creatine kinase B-type-like, whose product is WAAACRHNDNKTFLVWVNEEDHLRVISMQKGGNMREVFNRFCTGLTKIEGLFKERGHEFMWNEHLGYVLTCPSNLGTGLRAGVHVKLPNLSKNDKFGEILKRLRLQKRGT